The following proteins are encoded in a genomic region of Pseudomonadota bacterium:
- a CDS encoding Fic family protein, with translation MLRRIDEGKRLIDKYRPLPVSVLTRLKGQLVIDWTYNSNAIEGNTLTLKETKLVLEDGLTVGRKSLREHLEAINHRDAIAYVEELAREDANISERNIKEIHALVLREIDPKYAGRYRDIQVRISGSGHLPPGPLLIEEKMAAFARKWLTDTGKTHPVTLAAMAHFELAAIHPFVDGNGRTARLLMNLLLMKNGYVPAIILKNDRRKYYDALEKAHKGEVNDFVFLVARALERTIFLYFEAIPELTSGFLTMAQAAEITPYSQDYLNIMARRGAIPAFKLKRNWLVAKDSILKYVKDHQKS, from the coding sequence ATCCTCCGGCGGATCGATGAAGGGAAGCGGCTTATCGATAAGTATCGGCCATTGCCGGTCTCTGTCCTGACCAGACTCAAAGGGCAGCTTGTTATTGACTGGACTTATAACTCCAATGCCATCGAGGGTAACACCCTCACCTTGAAAGAGACCAAGCTTGTTCTGGAAGATGGCCTGACCGTCGGCCGGAAATCTTTACGCGAGCATCTGGAGGCCATCAACCATCGGGATGCCATTGCCTATGTGGAAGAGCTGGCTCGGGAAGACGCGAATATCTCGGAACGAAATATTAAGGAAATTCATGCCCTGGTCCTGCGGGAGATCGACCCGAAATACGCCGGCAGGTACCGGGATATCCAGGTCCGGATCAGTGGTTCAGGCCATCTGCCACCCGGGCCATTGCTCATCGAAGAGAAGATGGCGGCTTTCGCTCGAAAATGGCTGACAGATACAGGGAAAACCCACCCGGTAACGCTTGCTGCCATGGCGCATTTCGAACTGGCAGCGATCCACCCCTTTGTCGATGGAAATGGCAGGACCGCACGTCTGCTCATGAATTTGCTTCTCATGAAGAACGGTTATGTCCCGGCGATTATCCTCAAAAATGATCGCAGGAAATACTACGATGCTCTGGAGAAGGCTCACAAGGGTGAGGTGAATGATTTTGTTTTTCTGGTTGCCAGGGCTCTGGAGCGGACCATTTTCCTCTATTTTGAAGCCATTCCCGAACTGACCTCCGGTTTTCTGACCATGGCCCAGGCCGCCGAGATCACACCATACTCACAGGACTATCTGAATATTATGGCCCGACGAGGCGCGATCCCCGCTTTTAAGCTGAAACGAAACTGGTTGGTCGCGAAAGATTCGATCCTGAAATATGTAAAAGATCATCAGAAGTCATAG
- a CDS encoding LOG family protein — protein sequence MDPHYRVAIFGSARIKENDRAYNEVFEISKGLTEAGFDIVTGGGPGIMQAANAGHQSAGSDNHSIGLNIKLPFEQQDNKYLDIKKDFDRFSARLDTFMSLSDAVIVATGGIGTLLELFYSWQLVQVEHICETPIILYGEMWAGLLSWLEQEVLARNLFSKREMHNIFHLTTTRQVVELIKKIHADRAQMEHVCVNYNKYRVEFA from the coding sequence ATGGATCCACATTACCGAGTGGCAATCTTCGGTTCCGCTCGGATCAAGGAAAACGACCGGGCCTATAATGAGGTTTTCGAGATTTCCAAAGGGCTGACCGAAGCCGGTTTTGATATCGTCACCGGCGGCGGCCCGGGGATTATGCAGGCAGCGAACGCAGGGCATCAAAGCGCCGGTTCGGACAACCATTCCATCGGTTTGAACATCAAGCTTCCCTTTGAACAGCAAGACAACAAATATCTCGACATCAAGAAAGACTTCGACCGGTTCAGCGCCCGGCTGGACACCTTCATGTCCTTGTCCGACGCGGTGATCGTCGCCACCGGCGGGATCGGCACCCTCCTTGAACTGTTCTACTCCTGGCAGCTGGTACAGGTCGAGCACATCTGCGAGACCCCGATTATCCTCTACGGCGAGATGTGGGCGGGATTGCTCTCCTGGCTGGAGCAGGAGGTCCTGGCCCGCAACCTTTTCAGCAAACGGGAAATGCACAACATTTTTCACCTCACCACAACCCGGCAGGTTGTCGAGCTGATCAAAAAAATCCACGCCGACCGCGCCCAGATGGAACACGTCTGCGTCAACTACAACAAGTACCGGGTCGAGTTTGCCTGA
- a CDS encoding flotillin family protein — protein sequence MFDFWILPIAAFLILVVSTITFLASRYKRCPSDKILVVYGKVGKGQSANCIHGGGALIWPLIQDYAYISLTPMTISIPLQKALSLQNIRINVPSTFTVGISTEPEVMTSAAERLLHLSQTEIEEMAKEIIFGQLRLTVASLTIEQINQDRESFLDSVRKNVSPELNKIGLFLINVNITDITDESGYIDSIGKKAASEAINQAKVDVAEQEKLGAIGEAEATKVKEIRVAENVAEAQKGKKKAEADQRVFVQQQEAEATIGEAAADREKEIKVAENVAESQKGQKRAEADRRIVVQQQEAQAVDGENKAKADIADANAELAVKQAAALQRGEVARREAEVEIQKAQYKAEQERLTAEEVVRQEINKTKVEIAAEAEAEKTRREAKGQADAILLKYQAEAEGIRKVLESKAAGYLSLVQGCNGDAKSAATLLMTEKIEKIVEMQVEAIRNIKIDKVTVWDSAGGDKNGTATSNFLSGLIKSLPPLHDVAGMAGIDLPQYLGEITRENQKPAKPAKKPAPGQES from the coding sequence ATGTTCGATTTCTGGATTCTTCCCATTGCCGCGTTCCTGATTCTGGTTGTTTCAACCATCACCTTCCTGGCCTCCAGGTACAAACGGTGCCCGTCCGACAAGATCCTGGTGGTCTACGGCAAGGTCGGCAAGGGGCAGTCGGCGAACTGCATCCACGGCGGCGGCGCCCTGATCTGGCCGCTGATCCAGGATTACGCTTATATCAGCCTGACCCCGATGACCATCAGCATCCCTTTGCAGAAGGCCCTTTCCCTGCAGAATATCCGGATTAATGTGCCTTCCACATTTACGGTCGGGATCAGCACCGAACCGGAGGTCATGACCTCTGCCGCCGAACGCTTGCTGCACCTGTCGCAGACCGAGATCGAGGAGATGGCCAAAGAGATCATCTTCGGCCAGCTGCGCCTCACCGTCGCCTCCCTGACCATCGAGCAGATCAACCAGGACCGGGAGAGTTTTCTTGACTCGGTCCGCAAGAACGTTTCTCCGGAACTCAACAAGATCGGTCTTTTCCTGATCAACGTCAACATCACCGATATCACCGACGAGTCCGGCTACATCGACTCCATCGGGAAGAAGGCGGCCTCCGAAGCGATCAATCAGGCGAAAGTTGATGTGGCAGAGCAGGAAAAACTGGGCGCCATTGGTGAAGCGGAGGCAACCAAGGTCAAAGAGATCCGGGTGGCAGAAAACGTTGCCGAGGCTCAGAAAGGCAAGAAAAAGGCCGAGGCCGATCAGCGCGTCTTTGTCCAGCAGCAGGAGGCGGAAGCGACCATCGGCGAGGCGGCGGCCGACCGGGAGAAAGAGATCAAGGTTGCCGAGAATGTCGCCGAATCCCAGAAAGGCCAGAAAAGGGCCGAGGCCGACCGGCGGATTGTGGTCCAGCAGCAGGAAGCGCAGGCTGTCGATGGTGAAAACAAGGCGAAAGCGGACATCGCCGATGCCAATGCCGAGCTCGCGGTAAAACAGGCGGCCGCCCTGCAGCGCGGCGAAGTGGCGCGCCGCGAGGCCGAGGTCGAAATCCAGAAAGCGCAGTACAAGGCGGAGCAGGAACGGCTCACCGCCGAAGAGGTTGTCCGCCAGGAAATTAATAAAACAAAGGTTGAGATCGCCGCCGAGGCCGAGGCCGAAAAAACCCGCCGCGAGGCGAAGGGCCAGGCCGACGCGATCCTCCTGAAATACCAGGCCGAAGCCGAGGGTATCCGCAAGGTACTCGAAAGCAAGGCGGCCGGGTATCTCAGCCTGGTACAGGGCTGCAACGGCGACGCCAAGTCCGCCGCCACCCTCTTGATGACCGAAAAAATCGAAAAGATCGTCGAGATGCAGGTCGAGGCGATCCGCAACATCAAGATCGACAAGGTCACCGTCTGGGATTCCGCCGGAGGTGATAAAAACGGCACCGCCACCTCGAACTTTCTCTCCGGCCTGATCAAAAGCCTGCCGCCGCTCCACGACGTGGCCGGCATGGCGGGTATCGATCTCCCCCAGTACCTCGGCGAAATCACCCGGGAAAATCAGAAGCCGGCAAAACCCGCAAAAAAACCGGCCCCGGGGCAGGAATCGTGA
- a CDS encoding NfeD family protein: MAQLFADFNGLEIFFLACAIIGGFFVVLKLIMQFVGGDADAGAGTDTDLGIDPQHVDSDIGFRLISMHGLSAFFMMFGLVGLAFYRQSQAGVIVSMIGAVAAGLASVWVIGKLFQGAANLQSSGTLKTADAVGSSGTVYLTIPAGGTGRVSLNFQNRLREFDATATDGTEIPTGAPVRVVAVHANILEVEIIK, from the coding sequence GTGGCACAACTTTTTGCAGACTTCAACGGCCTGGAGATATTCTTCCTCGCCTGCGCCATCATCGGCGGGTTCTTCGTGGTCCTGAAACTGATCATGCAGTTCGTCGGCGGGGATGCCGACGCCGGGGCAGGCACGGACACCGATCTCGGCATCGACCCCCAGCATGTGGATTCCGACATAGGCTTCCGGCTCATCTCGATGCACGGGCTTTCCGCGTTTTTCATGATGTTCGGCCTGGTCGGGCTCGCCTTCTACCGCCAGAGCCAGGCCGGGGTGATCGTCTCGATGATCGGCGCGGTGGCCGCCGGCCTCGCCTCGGTCTGGGTCATCGGCAAACTCTTCCAGGGGGCGGCCAACCTGCAATCGAGCGGCACCCTGAAAACCGCCGACGCGGTCGGCAGCAGCGGGACCGTGTATCTCACCATCCCCGCCGGAGGGACCGGCCGGGTCAGTCTCAATTTTCAGAACCGATTGCGTGAGTTTGACGCAACCGCAACGGACGGAACCGAAATTCCCACCGGCGCCCCGGTGCGGGTGGTCGCCGTGCATGCCAATATTCTTGAAGTGGAAATCATCAAGTAA
- a CDS encoding Crp/Fnr family transcriptional regulator — protein MEIINILSTISLFNGLTEEQLQDLAMIITDQNFKKGTTIFAEGDEGTGFYILISGQVKIYKLSVEGKEQILHIFGPGEPFAEAAVFTGKSFPAFADTLKDSRVIFIPRKSFIKLIEDNPSVAMNMLGTLSLRLKKFAGMIEALSLKEVPGRLASHLLLLSGNQNATTVSLTIGKAQLASLLGTIPETLSRIFKKMSESGYIESKGSQITLLDPEGLEALASGEVRL, from the coding sequence ATGGAAATAATTAACATACTCTCCACCATCTCCCTGTTCAACGGCCTCACCGAAGAGCAGCTCCAGGACCTGGCGATGATCATCACCGACCAGAATTTCAAAAAAGGCACCACCATTTTCGCCGAAGGAGATGAGGGGACCGGTTTTTATATCCTGATCAGCGGCCAGGTCAAAATCTACAAGCTGTCGGTCGAGGGCAAGGAGCAGATTCTTCACATCTTCGGCCCCGGCGAACCGTTTGCCGAAGCAGCGGTTTTTACCGGCAAATCCTTCCCCGCCTTCGCCGATACCTTGAAAGACAGCCGGGTGATCTTCATTCCCCGAAAATCCTTTATCAAACTGATTGAAGACAATCCTTCCGTGGCCATGAATATGCTGGGGACCCTGTCTCTGCGACTGAAAAAATTCGCCGGGATGATCGAGGCGCTGTCGCTCAAGGAAGTGCCGGGCCGGCTCGCCTCCCATCTTCTGCTGCTAAGCGGCAACCAGAACGCCACCACGGTCAGCCTGACCATCGGCAAGGCCCAGCTGGCAAGCCTTCTCGGCACCATCCCGGAAACCCTCTCCCGGATTTTCAAGAAGATGAGTGAAAGCGGCTATATCGAATCGAAAGGTTCACAGATCACGCTTCTCGATCCTGAAGGGCTTGAGGCGCTCGCTTCCGGCGAAGTGAGATTGTAG